CTGGGGCCGGTATAGTTGCCGATAGTGATCCAGAAGCTGAATACGATGAGACAGAAAAGAAAATGGATGGTGTCCTTGCTGCTATTGAAAAGATTGAACATTCTACTGAAGAGGTGATTCAATGACATCAGCGCATACTGTCGATTCTGCAAACCCAGAGAAACCTGAGCCTACAGTTCTATTTATCGATAACTTTGACTCATTTACGTACAATCTTGTTGAATACGTCAGCCAGCATGTTAATACAGCAGTACTACGAAACACTGCGTCAATTGCTGAGGTTCAGGCAGTTGATCCGGATGCGATCATCATTTCTCCTGGTCCAGGACACCCAAAAAACAAACGGGATGTCGGCGTAACTCTGGATGTTCTTACTAATATCAGCCACACGGTTCCCACATTAGGCGTCTGTCTTGGGTTAGAAGCGGCTGTGTATGCATATGGGGGTAACGTTGGTCGAGCCCCTGAGCCGGTCCATGGAAAAGCTTACACAGTCAACCACGACGGTAAAGGAATTTATCGTGACATCGAACAAGGGTTTCAGGCTGGCCGGTACCATTCGTTAATCGCAACTGATATTCCAGACTGCTTTGAGATAACGGCAACAACCGAACATGACGGAACTGAGTTAGTAATGGGCATCCGACATTGTGATTACCCAATCGAGTGCGTTCAGTTTCACCCCGAGAGTGTGCTTACTGGTGTTGGGCATGACCTCATTGAGAACTTTATTGAACTAATTTGAGAACATTCCACTTTCACTCTGGTTTAGTTGGTTTAATGTCTCCCACATCCATACTCAAGAAGTGGACACACCATCCCGATGGTCTCCGCTAACCTCTGGGGGGGTTGCGTTGTACCACGGGAATGGTCCCCAACTAAAACCCGTAACGCATCGTTTATGAGTATCCGAACTGTATCGGACATTCACTAAACTACCTATAATCATGACAGGATTAGTACAATATTTCGATGGAACGTATCAATCGTCTAAGGAGGGGATTCGTTATGAGTA
This portion of the Salinarchaeum sp. IM2453 genome encodes:
- the trpG gene encoding anthranilate synthase component II, with translation MTSAHTVDSANPEKPEPTVLFIDNFDSFTYNLVEYVSQHVNTAVLRNTASIAEVQAVDPDAIIISPGPGHPKNKRDVGVTLDVLTNISHTVPTLGVCLGLEAAVYAYGGNVGRAPEPVHGKAYTVNHDGKGIYRDIEQGFQAGRYHSLIATDIPDCFEITATTEHDGTELVMGIRHCDYPIECVQFHPESVLTGVGHDLIENFIELI